DNA sequence from the Siniperca chuatsi isolate FFG_IHB_CAS linkage group LG3, ASM2008510v1, whole genome shotgun sequence genome:
gctaagggctgtccggtccctgtataaccggagcaggagctgtgttcgcattgccggcagtaagtcagacctgttcccggtgcatgttggactccgccagggctgccctttgtcaccggttctgttcataatttatatggacagaatttctaggcgcagtcaggggccggagggtgtccggtttgggaaccacaggatctcatctctgctgtttgcagatgatgtcgttctgatggcttcttcaaaccaggacctgcagcatgcactgggacggtttgcagccgagcgtgaagcagctgggatgagaatcagctcttccaaatctgaggccatggttcttgaccgaaaaaggtggtttgctctcttcgcgtgggtggggagtccttgccccaagtggaggagtttaagtatctcggggtcttgttcacgagtgagggacggatggagcgtgagattgacaggcggatcggtgcagcgtctgcagtgatgcgggcgctgtatcggaccgttgtggtaaagaaggagctgagtcgaaagacaaagctctcgatttaccggtcaatctcacgctcctgccctcacctatggtcatgagctttgggtagtgaccgaaaggacaagatcgcggatacaagcggccgaaatgggcttcctccgccgagtggctgggcgctcccttagagatagggtgaggagctcagtcacggggggagctcggagtagagccgctgctcctccgcgtcgagaggagccagctgaggtggctagggcatctgatccggatgcctcctggacgcctccctcgggaggtgttctgggcatgtccccaCCGAGgcggcccgggaagacccaggacacgctggagggactatgtctctcggctggcctgggaacgcctcgggatccccccggaggagctggaggaagtgtctggggcgaaggaagtctgggagtccctgcttagactgctgcccccgcgacccggccccggataagcggaagaagatggatggatggatggatgcattTAAGTTTATTTCTATCTTTTGGTGATGATCTAAAAATAGGagtgatttgtagtaaatgcaGTAAATTAGCAGGTTCTTCTCATGAACTGTTAAAGACTTGTCCACTTGCCCATATATCTTCATGATTTAGAAAatcatttacaaaaacacatttatctttGGTTAAGACTTATTTTCTACTGGTGTCAGGTTTCTGTCACAATATTACAGTATTGTTTAGACTATGTTCAACAGTTCTGTTTAAACgtttcttttatttatcatttccaTTTTCACGCCTTTTTCTTAATTTGGAGGACGTAACTGGCCCTCTACCCATAgtgaaaaataaactgaacttttttgtttcttcttgtaATTTATTACTGGCATAACTCCCCATCTGTAAATGTGACAGTAAATCACTCCAGCTATAGCTTTACAGTGGTGTGTTTTGAGTTGGAGAAAGTGAGAGGGGGTGGCAAAAGGACAAAGGaaacatttacatgttttaaaaaaaaaaaaattaagagtAACAATGGCAAAAATATTGTGGGTCATCTTTTGAGAAATATTTGATGGAAACACAAGTGTATATATATCGAAATACTAAGAGAGAAGAGTTTAGAAACAATgacaagcaaacaaaagcaCCCTAGCGTAGTGACATTAACTTCCTGTTGGGGGCAGCAGTATGTGGTGGTGCGCGGTACGTCCGCCCAGTGTGTCACACAACAACCGAAGAAGATAAACGGACCAATAGTAGagctgacatttgtgttttgaatgaaacGCGGTTGATGGCAGCTCAGCTGAACGCTAGGTTTATATACCATATTCTCATCACTTTTGCAACTGTGGTTAAAGTTGGCCGATAAGATCTGGAAGGTAATGTGCCTTTATATGATTTCACGGGCTGCCTTGCGCAAGCCATAGTTTGGTTAGTTTAAAATGTTCGTTAGCTGCCGCTGTGAGGTGTGTGTAAACTAACTGGCGTTAACGTAACTTAAGTTAGCTAACGACGTCGGTAATACTTTCCTAAACTAGGAGTTTGCTAGCCCACGCACTTGCTAACATTATTATTGACAGAACATATTGTTTCATAATTTAGTGTTTCTTCATACATCCAAGTTAGGTATGGTTAGCGCTTTTGAATACGCTAATAAGCCTACTTCTGGCCAACTGCCTGTAAGTTAAGTTACTCGATACGTAACGTAATGTCAGTAACGTTAGCTTCTTAGCTAGCGTTAGGTGTTTAACATGACTTCTCTATAGAAACTGTCTTAACGTTAGAGTCCATCAAACAAGTTTAatcaacactttttaaaaacacttttaataaGAAATTCTTCTTCATTTGCAGTTCTACAAGTAGATTCCCAGCACTCCAGAGTAATGTCCACCAGGAAGTCAAGTTCCAGTGGGGAAGGCTTGGTAAGTCTTTTGTGCTCTGTTATTCACAATGCATGTTGTTAAATTATGATTGCACAAACTAATAATATTGTGTTTGTCTTCTGTTAGCCTTCAAGCAGATGTTGGGAGCGTACCCCTCTGAGAAGTATGCAGAATGAAATGCTGCATCTGTCAACTCCATCGAGGTTCAAATCAAAATCACTGCTCAATGCTGATGTtgtgaaaatgacaaaggtGGGTTTATACTAATATTTAGAAATGCTCCTATTGTTTTCAATTgctttgtgatttttttctgaccCTCTATTCATTCAAATTAACAGGGTGATGTTCCTCTCTGTGACCCAGAGACCCACTTGCAATCTCCTCCGTCCACCAAAGTGATACAAACCAATGCTTTCACTATTGATATGACAACTAAAGAGACAGCTTGTAGACTTGGAGATGTAACATTTAAATCCTTCATCTGTCCTGGTGGGGAAGTTGAGATTACAGGCTCTTCAGTGTGTGCGGAAGAGATTATTATTTTGCCCAAGGATCAGGCTATGAAAAACACTTGGCAAACAGAAGATACAGTCATCTCTGACAGTATAATAGTGCGATCATGCAGTGACAACATGGAACACCCCTATTACAATCTTGAGATGAAAGATGCTTCCTTGGTTGACATTGACGCAACATGTCTCTGTGAAATTTCAAACACTACACTGGCCTCTGGAGATGTCACTTGGAAATCCTTTGTCTGTGATGGAGGTGAGGTGGAAGTTTCTGATGTCACCAGACTACAAGATGAGACCATTCCTCTGCCCAAGGCACAGCTTGGTGAACCTTTACAAGACAACAGTGTAAATTCAACAACCCTCTCTGACTGTCAGCAGGAACATGCAGATCACCCCTACTGTAGCAGTGAAAATGGTGTTTGCATCACCGCCACCTTCTCTGAAACCACAAGAGGTTCTGAAGAGTCTCCAAATGGACTGAGTGATGTAACTTTCAAATCATTTAACTGCACTGGAGGTGAGATTGAAATTCCAGATGAAACCAAACTTGCGGATGAGACTGTTCCTGTACTAGCTGACCAAACTGTGATGTGCAGTGAGTCATACAATTATGGTATGGATCCTAGCTTGTTAGCTAGTGATCAAGATGTGCAAAACGGTGATGATCATTTAGATCACCCATACTGTAATATTGAAAATGGTCCATCACCCCCAAGTGGCAACCTCTCCATTACCCAGGAACCATTGCCATTTAGCCTTGATGCTGTGGATGAGGTAAAACAGATTAGCTTGGTGGTACCTCATACCGAGACTGAAAGACAAGAGGGTATTACATTCGGCTCTTTCATCAGTGCCAGAAGTGAGGCTGAAAAATCAGATGGCACCTGGTTGTCTCAGAAGACTTCCCCTCTGCCTGATGACCAGGCTGTGATCTGCCAGCCCCTGGATGACAACAGTGTACCTACTTCCATAACACAAGATCGCATTCAAGATAACTACAAACAGCCTAACAGCCACGTGGAAAGCAGTGAAGTTGTGGTAGATACTGACCCACCAGCTATTGGTACATCTTCACTGACTAACACATCTTTAAAGGCATTGGAGAATAAATCTATTAACTGTCACATGCAAGAAACATCAAAAAAGGACTTGATACATCCTGAGGATAGTGCTTTGCCTTCAATGCTTCATAGAACTGAGTCTTCTGACTGCAGACATCTTGCGGCCTCAGCAGAGACTCCTACACCTGTGGAAGTGCATCTGGAACATGTCTCTCGCAGTGGACCCCATGGATCCAGTGAGGCAAAAGACAGCGCTTTAGTTTCATCTCGAAATGGACCTGTTGTTTGTAACTCTGCAGAAAAACCTCATGCAGAAAACCTCCCTGATGTTTTGAAAGTGCTGTCAGAGTGTCCCTCGGAAGCATCAGCTTTGCAGTTTGGAATCCTCAGTCCTGTTGTTAGGAGagcctctctctttttattaaAGGCTCGTAAGGATCTTGATGTGGACCAATTTTTGGCTAATGATTCTGCTCTCGAGGGTGAAAAGAGCTTGGTGGCTCCTGTTAACGCTGACCCTGCTGGGTTTTGGACAGAGCACTTGGAGAGCCCCATGCCACGCCCTTTGTTTAACTCTACAGCACTAGGTTGCAAGCCCCAGTCAGGCCTGGTCATTGAGCCAGCTGAGGATGTGGTTGTGAAGTCTTGTGCAGTGCCTCAGTCTGAAGTGGAGAAGCCACTTCTGGATATCCCTTTGATTTCAGATGGTCCCCTTCAGCAGCAGCTTCGGCAGATGGCAGAGTTCCTCTTCTTGGCATCAGGAAAGATGGGTCCTGCTGCTATCTCTGCTCCCGTTCTGCCTCCTGCTGCCGTCACAGTCCCATCGGTAAGAGCTACTCCTGCAGAATCCcacagtgtttgtgtgggcACCACTCCTATGAAATGGGCAGACCACAGCGTCAATACATCTGGCCAatttgagagaaagagggatttttctgttgttgattCCTGTACTCTGACAGACCCTCTCCTGTGGAAGTAAGTGTTGCTTCTGGATTAgttgtttaaaaatacatagGTTTTTGGGATTATGACATGGCTAATTCAACTTCCTGTGTTTTTGCTGACTGCCTCTCGCTGTTGATGTGCTCCCAGTGTACCCCCAGGCAGCTTGGAGTGTCTCCCCAGACAAGAGCTGGAGCAGAGGTTAACGTCTAGCATGATCATGGTGGAGGCTCTGGTACAGCAGTTGACTGCAGCCAGGACACATGGATGTCCTTCTGCAGGCCCTGCACCTTCAGACCTCAGGGAGAAACTAGTGCAAACAGATCACACTGAACTCAGTCAGGTAAGGACATAATCAGACAAAGGGGCTAACAGTGGGGAAATGTGAAGCATTTAGTAGATTTTTCTaagatttaattatttcactATGATGATGTCTTAAGTTTCTTTTAGTTCAGGATTTTTTCAGAGgccaaaatgtctgttttaatggatttgttttgtattttatgtagaCCACAATGCACAGAGACCTATATTTGGAGGCTCTAAGCAGGATTGGTGAATTGGAGCTGGATGGAAGTTCTCTACAGAACCTCATCCAGTGTATGCAGGACATGATGGTCACCATGGTAAGACAAACAATagcacacacatattttatgttgcaaaattgtttaaattttatAGATAAAAGGCTCTAGCATGTCACTGTGTTCAAGGACTTCTTGCACCTGTACATAAATTGTGTGAAattctgtaaaaaacaaaaacaaaaaaacattattgtatGTGAAAAATGCATTGACACACCTGATTTTAGTTCTTTAATAACAGTGAAGTGTGTAAATTTGTCCCAACAGACTTCTTTGAGTTGTGACACGGACGCTGCTCTCTCTAACATGAAGCAAATAGGAGACGTTGTAAGAGAGGACCATCAAAGCCTCGTTTCACATGTATGTAAACATGTCTTGGATATCTTTGCCATCTGACATCATTTGCATGCTTTTGTGTAATTGTCCAGTGGGTATGAATTAGTTGATGTGTATTTTCCCTGTGTTGTTTAGTACGGTCAGATGAAATCTCTGTTTGAGAGAACAAAGGAGACACAGACAGTAATGATGCAGAAGGTCAAAGATGCTTTTCACCAAAGAGATGACATGAAGATACAGATGGAGGAGGCCTTCACAGCCAAGGAGGCGGTAAGCATAGTGACAAATCCCTTAATTGTTAATGTGACCTTAGTAGTtcaatgaatgttttgtttctagCTCCATAACTATTCCAATCCTTGTTCAAGTGGCTCTGCTGCAGGTtgcaacacaaaatattttgtattgatgATGCCAGTATTTTTAAGAGCTATACTTTTACTTATACTGCTTTTGTTGTGAAAAGATGAGATGAAATAATATTTAAGTAACTGCTGTGCTGAGCAAACTGAGGCAATTAAACGAATAtaatgaaatgagaaaaaaaatcacaggcCTCTTAATgctttttatgtacattttatgtaGCAGGTGTGGTAGTTTTCCTTCTCTGGTGGACGTGAATACAAATAGAGAATGAATATGGAGAATATTTCGACTGCcttcaaaagttttttttttttttttacatgtttaaaaCATGCTTTTTGCTTTTCATAGCATTCCTCACTCCAGGAGCATTAACTGTGTGTCTGGTTGTCTGTTTCCAGTCATTCAGTGCGATGGAACAGTTAAGGACACACTGCGCCACAGAAATCTTAGAGCTGGAGAGGCTTTTGGGGTCACAGCAAGAACTGTTAGCTGCTCTAAATCAGACTTACCCAGAACAGGTACAGAGAACAGGCGAAAACAAACCAGCTGTATTTTAATCAGCATTAAAACCATCAGAATGTAttaaatttctctcttttcctttttctctacTAATGCAGATTGCATTAAACCAGGCCTACAGTGAAGTGCTGAATTCTACTTCTGATGTTTTGTCCACAACCATGGAGGAACAATCCAGTTTGATGAAAGAAGTATGTGCAATATATCTTTTTAAAAGAGACTCAAACAAGCACGTAACTTCTCATAGTCTGTTGCACTTCCCAAAAGTCACAATTTGCCGGATGCTACAAAATCTAATATGAGCAGAAAGTACagaaaaaatgacaaagtaCTAACAACAGATCAACAGTGTTTTGTGGTAAACCGTTTTGTTTAAATTGTAGTTTGATGTCTGTGACATTTTCTCCTCACAATTTAATAATAACGCAATAGTAccttttctattcattttactCTTGTATTGTGTTTGAATGGTGACAGCATTTACAGCTTTGTTCTAAATGCAATAATGCTCATCATATTGATGCTTTTGTGCGGTCATCTTTTCACAGCACTGCACAGTCAGAGGCCTTCTGCAGAAAACTGCTCCCATTCTCCTGAAGCTGAATGACAGGGCAGCTGCTGCtttgagagagagggatgagcaTATTTCTGCAAGAGACCAAGCTGTCGAAGAGAGAGACCAGGTCTGATGTCTATAATTTAATTGGGACACTTATTGTCTTGCAACTCTTTTCTACTTGTCTTACAaaaatgatgaagatgatt
Encoded proteins:
- the spag5 gene encoding sperm-associated antigen 5 translates to MSTRKSSSSGEGLPSSRCWERTPLRSMQNEMLHLSTPSRFKSKSLLNADVVKMTKGDVPLCDPETHLQSPPSTKVIQTNAFTIDMTTKETACRLGDVTFKSFICPGGEVEITGSSVCAEEIIILPKDQAMKNTWQTEDTVISDSIIVRSCSDNMEHPYYNLEMKDASLVDIDATCLCEISNTTLASGDVTWKSFVCDGGEVEVSDVTRLQDETIPLPKAQLGEPLQDNSVNSTTLSDCQQEHADHPYCSSENGVCITATFSETTRGSEESPNGLSDVTFKSFNCTGGEIEIPDETKLADETVPVLADQTVMCSESYNYGMDPSLLASDQDVQNGDDHLDHPYCNIENGPSPPSGNLSITQEPLPFSLDAVDEVKQISLVVPHTETERQEGITFGSFISARSEAEKSDGTWLSQKTSPLPDDQAVICQPLDDNSVPTSITQDRIQDNYKQPNSHVESSEVVVDTDPPAIGTSSLTNTSLKALENKSINCHMQETSKKDLIHPEDSALPSMLHRTESSDCRHLAASAETPTPVEVHLEHVSRSGPHGSSEAKDSALVSSRNGPVVCNSAEKPHAENLPDVLKVLSECPSEASALQFGILSPVVRRASLFLLKARKDLDVDQFLANDSALEGEKSLVAPVNADPAGFWTEHLESPMPRPLFNSTALGCKPQSGLVIEPAEDVVVKSCAVPQSEVEKPLLDIPLISDGPLQQQLRQMAEFLFLASGKMGPAAISAPVLPPAAVTVPSVRATPAESHSVCVGTTPMKWADHSVNTSGQFERKRDFSVVDSCTLTDPLLWNVPPGSLECLPRQELEQRLTSSMIMVEALVQQLTAARTHGCPSAGPAPSDLREKLVQTDHTELSQTTMHRDLYLEALSRIGELELDGSSLQNLIQCMQDMMVTMTSLSCDTDAALSNMKQIGDVVREDHQSLVSHYGQMKSLFERTKETQTVMMQKVKDAFHQRDDMKIQMEEAFTAKEASFSAMEQLRTHCATEILELERLLGSQQELLAALNQTYPEQIALNQAYSEVLNSTSDVLSTTMEEQSSLMKEHCTVRGLLQKTAPILLKLNDRAAAALRERDEHISARDQAVEERDQIEEELNQTNMNLQTAREQIGDLNLQVTILTSEMGVLRQMLTEREEERGQLERKVTELSATVSSTLASYTFLEQALAAESTKLQQSWKDIQLAKDRANELETSLGQSEQRVCEFSQALAQSEEQLSQLQALSQSQNMQIQQLQDVCTQLSGVREMNEFLQMENELAREQMAESERMLRANLQGLRERNIQCEDLKGELGQLQFENRSLQEELETTRSRASATQLELGEKLGQAVTEITLLHHTLRGLTNELHAALNDQKPDPLKHKESQLVHNVERSQFASSFVDSIMVALTAEKEEDVKTEAHPGLVPSDLPEPQCETLFSEMSAFTRIASVTPKKNLSAVEFEPEEDQQSSVAELFADLGSTVTELISTLKLVRQRKDAQLEELHNTICALQGEHQAANSRHEAEVHELKRQVGRLNSLAERGNHALQQKAQDEKTVTKLMSELQETQEILNKHKTDSNELRKEVVELRRSLQQSKVESQFLHGELRKAGGQSANPAHFMEEKIQLLKEVERLKLSLQEVEQARVKLLDRAKRHQIIHQTNQQKSENELQMLNNMINKVRETLLSLPDVVKNCDQLQQLVEYIG